Proteins from a single region of Candidatus Omnitrophota bacterium:
- a CDS encoding pyrimidine dimer DNA glycosylase yields MRIWDIAPRKLCRNHLLGEHRELHAVWSILTNNKKGYSRHPETLRWKGKLAALYVRHKMLTNEMKLRGYHHYSSLNRILASGIKKQSVFVDSRKKQIEILRNKNCGCKV; encoded by the coding sequence ATGAGAATATGGGACATCGCACCAAGAAAATTATGCCGTAATCATCTATTGGGAGAACATAGAGAATTGCATGCCGTATGGTCCATTTTAACAAACAACAAAAAAGGATATTCTAGGCATCCGGAAACCTTGAGATGGAAAGGTAAATTAGCGGCTCTATATGTAAGACATAAGATGCTTACCAATGAAATGAAACTTAGGGGATATCATCATTACAGTAGCCTCAATCGCATTCTTGCCAGCGGTATCAAAAAACAATCTGTATTTGTAGATTCCCGCAAAAAACAAATAGAAATTTTACGCAACAAGAATTGCGGCTGTAAGGTTTAA
- a CDS encoding tetratricopeptide repeat protein — MKVLVILVTLVLILMNNVFAETIILNSGKTIEGKIIERTNESVKINIGYDIEVTYYFDEINRIDGGSATELFYTSPKGKHIAEGKRYFAEGKYEEAIKEFRDLIDIEPQSFEGYQNLGVVYAVLRRYDEAKDNFETALKLSPNSSEPYIALGKLYDELQDYQKSLFYYNKATEIEPENAKLYFDIGMVYNYLSNPQKVKDSFSEAVRLDPNFALAHSGLGGVYLYFQEYDKARNSFIKAKELFLKEGNVQAAEEVENKLNSFKFE; from the coding sequence ATGAAAGTATTGGTTATTTTAGTTACGCTTGTATTGATTTTGATGAATAATGTTTTTGCTGAAACTATTATTTTAAATTCAGGAAAGACTATCGAAGGCAAAATAATAGAAAGAACTAATGAAAGCGTCAAGATCAATATAGGTTACGATATAGAAGTCACTTATTATTTTGATGAGATTAACAGAATTGATGGAGGATCCGCAACAGAATTATTCTATACTTCTCCGAAGGGCAAACATATTGCTGAAGGAAAAAGGTATTTTGCAGAGGGAAAATATGAAGAGGCTATAAAAGAGTTTCGTGATTTAATTGATATTGAACCGCAATCTTTTGAGGGCTATCAAAATCTGGGTGTTGTTTATGCTGTGCTGAGGAGATATGATGAGGCGAAGGATAACTTTGAAACTGCTCTTAAATTAAGCCCTAATTCTTCTGAGCCATATATTGCTCTTGGCAAACTTTATGATGAATTACAAGACTATCAAAAAAGCTTATTTTATTATAATAAGGCTACTGAGATAGAGCCTGAGAATGCGAAACTATATTTTGATATTGGCATGGTATATAATTATCTTTCTAACCCTCAAAAGGTAAAAGATTCTTTCAGTGAGGCTGTCAGATTAGATCCTAATTTTGCATTAGCACACTCTGGACTAGGAGGCGTATATTTGTATTTTCAGGAATATGACAAGGCAAGAAACAGTTTTATAAAGGCTAAAGAGTTATTTTTGAAAGAAGGTAATGTCCAAGCGGCGGAAGAGGTAGAAAATAAACTAAATAGTTTTAAATTTGAATAA
- a CDS encoding glycosyltransferase family 2 protein, with protein MKENLSVVILVKNEEQRIAKCLDSVRWADEIIVVDDESTDRTVEIARQYTSKVFTDKKKDIEGRHRNWSYSLARNTWVLSLDADEIVTPELKEEIIQAIRSNPVENGFTIPRRNYIGNYWVRHGGWYPSPQLKLFKRDKFKHEEVEIHGRAFMDGPCGHLKYDIIHYSYRDIEDLIRKLNNQTTWEAQKWHRLHKPMRFGRFFYRSIDRFIRTYIAKKGYKDGFMGFVVAFNGALYQIVSYLKYREIILNEKEKNK; from the coding sequence ATGAAAGAAAATCTATCCGTAGTCATTTTAGTCAAGAATGAAGAGCAAAGAATAGCTAAATGCCTTGATTCTGTGAGATGGGCTGACGAGATCATTGTGGTCGATGATGAAAGCACTGACAGGACAGTTGAAATCGCCCGTCAATATACATCAAAAGTATTTACTGACAAAAAAAAGGATATTGAAGGCAGGCATAGGAATTGGTCATATAGCCTGGCAAGAAATACCTGGGTTTTGAGCCTGGATGCAGACGAAATAGTCACTCCGGAATTGAAAGAAGAGATAATACAGGCCATAAGGAGTAACCCTGTTGAAAACGGTTTTACCATTCCGCGCAGAAACTACATAGGTAATTATTGGGTCCGTCACGGAGGTTGGTACCCCAGCCCGCAGTTAAAACTCTTTAAAAGAGATAAATTCAAACATGAAGAAGTGGAGATACATGGGCGTGCTTTTATGGATGGCCCTTGCGGCCATTTGAAATACGACATTATCCACTATTCATACCGAGATATTGAAGATCTTATCCGGAAACTCAACAATCAGACAACCTGGGAAGCTCAAAAATGGCATAGATTACATAAGCCTATGCGTTTCGGAAGGTTCTTCTACAGGAGTATTGACAGATTTATCAGGACATACATTGCCAAAAAAGGCTATAAAGACGGCTTCATGGGGTTTGTGGTTGCCTTTAACGGAGCTTTATACCAGATCGTCAGTTATTTAAAATACCGGGAAATTATATTAAATGAAAAAGAAAAAAATAAATAG